A window of Littorina saxatilis isolate snail1 linkage group LG7, US_GU_Lsax_2.0, whole genome shotgun sequence contains these coding sequences:
- the LOC138971500 gene encoding methylthioribulose-1-phosphate dehydratase-like: protein MDANFPKEHPRNLIPELCRLFYDLGWVTGTGGGISIKHNEEIFIAPSGVQKERILPEELFVQTIENVDLDGPPPKKKLKKSQCTPLFMNAYTMRNAGAVIHTHSKSAVMATLLYPGTEFRITHQEMIKGIKKCQQGVNYTYDEELVVPIVENTPEEKDLKEAMARAMEDYPESCAVLVRRHGVYVWGDTWQKAKTMCECYDYLFDIAVQMKQAGLDPSQIPKPPKGAYTSDKKSS from the exons ATGGACGCAAACTTCCCAAAG GAACATCCACGGAACCTGATCCCTGAACTTTGCCGTTTATTTTATGACCTTGGCTGGGTCACAGGAACTGGTGGAGGCATCAGCATCAAACACAA TGAAGAGATCTTTATCGCACCATCGGGGGTGCAGAAGGAGCGAATACTGCCCGAGGAACTGTTTGTTCAGACGATTGAGAACGTTGACCTTGACGGCCCTCCGCCCAAAAAGAAGCTGAAGAAAAGCCAGTGCACTCCTCTCTTCATGAACGCTTACACCATGCGta ATGCGGGGGCTGTGATCCACACCCACTCCAAGAGCGCTGTCATGGCAACGCTGCTGTATCCTGGCACCGAGTTCCGCATCACACACCAGGAGATGATCAAGGGCATCAAGAAATGTCAGCAAG GAGTCAACTACACATATGATGAGGAGCTTGTGGTGCCAATTGTGGAAAACACACCTGAGGAAAAAGATTTAAAG GAAGCAATGGCAAGGGCAATGGAGGATTATCCAGAGTCTTGTGCAGTTCTTGTGCGTAGACATGGTGTTTACGTTTGGGGAGACACATGGCAGAAGGCGAAAACAAT GTGTGAATGCTACGACTACCTGTTTGACATAGCCGTACAGATGAAACAGGCGGGGTTGGACCCTTCGCAGATACCTAAACCTCCCAAGGGAGCTTACACCTCTGATAAGAAAAGCTCTTGA
- the LOC138971496 gene encoding pyruvate dehydrogenase protein X component-like: MAGVGSLGRMNCIVNRLGTVLSRSSVSHSQVRKFYLRSTCAATNKVEMPSLSPTMEAGTIVKWHKKEGDPVQPGDLLCDIQTDKAIVGMEYDEEGVVAKILKPDNSENVTVGTLIALVVDEGDDWQSVEVPAGAGAAAPQAAGGETAAPSPVATAAPTGGSTPGMKVEMPSLSPSMEEGTIVAWHKKEGDTVKQGELLCDIQTDKAIVGMEWEDDEAILAKILNQAGSTKIKVGTLIAMMVAEGEDWKDVQIPAQTAAPSSEPVATSTSPPPAAEKVAAIEVDLPGIGPSVKKLLQEYNITPSSVSATGPKGNLIKGDILNYIQSKGLHKVDQTGKSATPEKAAAPTLASPPAASSPSRGEPYIDIPLSSMRKVIAKRLTESKSTVPHAYSTIDCSMQIVTNARARFIEQGIRVSMNDFIIKAAGFALERSPRVNATYKADNFQPSPTVDISVAVATEGGLITPIVQNVPSLGVAQISETVKALAEKARAGKLQPHEFQGGSFSISNLGMFGIKEFSAVINPPQVAILAIGGTRLTVGNENSIIDPKMSVTLSYDSRVMDEKDALQFLELFRLGLQNPDILVGGTVSVRNADFAVGSAV, encoded by the exons ATGGCCGGTGTTGGAAGTCTGGGACGAATGAATTGTATTGTTAACCGTCTGGGAACCGTTCTCTCAAGATCATCCGTGTCTCACTCTCAAGTTAGGAAATTCTATCTTCGATCGACATGTGCAG CAACAAACAAGGTAGAGATGCCATCTCTGTCTCCCACCATGGAAGCAGGCACTATCGTCAAATGGCACAAGAAAGAAG GGGATCCAGTACAACCAGGTGACCTCCTCTGTGACATTCAGACCGACAAAGCAATTGTTGGAATGGAGTATGATGAAGAAGGTGTTGTGGCCAAGATTCTG AAACCAGACAACTCCGAAAACGTTACAGTTGGGACCCTGATAGCGCTAGTGGTGGATGAGGGAGATGACTGGCAGAGTGTAGAAGTGCCAGCCGGTGCAGGAGCTGCAGCACCGCAGGCAGCCGGTGGGGAAACTGCTGCACCATCACCTGTTGCTACTGCTGCTCCCACGGGAGGGTCGACAC CTGGGATGAAAGTGGAGATGCCGTCACTTTCGCCAAGTATGGAAGAGGGAACCATCGTCGCATGGCACAAGAAAGAAG gggacACAGTGAAGCAGGGGGAGTTACTGTGTGACATCCAGACGGACAAGGCGATTGTTGGCATGGAGTGGGAGGATGATGAAGCTATCCTGGCCAAGATTCTG AATCAAGCCGGCTCTACCAAAATCAAAGTGGGTACTCTGATAGCGATGATGGTGGCCGAAGGGGAGGACTGGAAAGACGTGCAGATACCTGCACAGACGGCTGCTCCCTCCTCAGAACCAGTGGCAACGTCAACATCGCCACCTCCTGCAGCTGAGAAGGTGGCGGCCATTGAGGTGGACTT GCCTGGAATCGGGCCGTCAGTGAAGAAACTGCTACAGGAATACAACATTACCCCCAGCTCTGTCTCTGCCACTGGGCCCAAGGGTAACCTTATCAAAGG GGATATACTCAACTACATCCAGAGCAAAGGACTGCACAAGGTGGACCAAACGGGCAAGTCAGCCACACCAGAAAAAGCAGCGGCACCTACACTAGCATCCCCACCTGCAGCTTCGTCTCCCTCGCGGGGAGAGCCGTACATCGACATTCCTCTCTCCTCTATGAGGAAGGTCATCGCTAAAAGGCTTACGGAGTCCAAG AGCACAGTACCTCATGCTTATTCTACCATCGACTGCTCCATGCAGATTGTAACCAATGCACGCGCAAGATTTATAG AACAAGGAATCAGGGTTTCTATGAATGACTTCATTATCAAAGCTGCTGGTTTTGCCCTAGAG CGGTCTCCCAGGGTGAATGCCACTTACAAAGCTGACAACTTTCAGCCTTCCCCCACTGTGGACATTTCGGTCGCCGTGGCAACAGAGGGTGGACTCATTACCCCCATTGTACAGAACGTTCCCTCCCTGGGGGTGGCCCAGATATCAGAGACTGTGAAG GCACTAGCAGAGAAAGCAAGGGCAGGCAAGTTGCAGCCACATGAATTTCAGGGTGGCTCATTTAG CATTTCCAACCTGGGCATGTTCGGCATCAAAGAGTTTTCGGCAGTCATCAACCCGCCACAAGTAGCCATCCTTGCCATCGGCGGCACGCGCCTCACGGTCGGCAATGAGAACTCCATCATCGATCCAAAGATGTCCGTCACACTCTCTTACGACAGCCGTGTCATGGACGAGAAAGACGCCCTTCAGTTCCTCGAACTTTTCCGTCTTGGCTTGCAGAATCCGGATATTCTTGTAGGAGGAACGGTGTCTGTGCGAAACGCTGACTTTGCTGTTGGCAGTGCAGTGTGA